From Thalassotalea psychrophila:
TTTTGGCATCAACCAGGAAGTAATTAAGATGACTTATCCAACTATTTGGAGCATTGCCGGCTCTGACTGCACTGCCGGCGCAGGTATTCAAGCTGATGTTAAAACTATGCATAATTTAGGCGCTAACCCATGTACCATTGTTACGGCAACTACAGCTCAAAACAGTAATGGTGTTATCGCCATTAACCCGGTAAGTGAAGACATTTTAACCTCGCAATTTAATGCACTGATTAAATCATCTACACCAAAAGCGATAAAAATTGGCATGTTGGCCAATATTGGCCAAGTCAAATTAGTAGTAACCTGGTTAAAAGTCCTAAAAAACGGGTCCGAACAAACTCCATTCGTCGTTTATGACCCTGTGGCCATTGCCTCTAATGGTGACGCATTGACCGACGAAGATATTTTACCAACCGTTAAGGCTGAATTATTTCCTTTAGTTGATTTAATTACCCCAAATGCAGGTGAAGCCCAGCATATAAGCAAAGAATATATTATTGGCTGGGATAGCGTTCATAGTATTGCCAAACAGTTTATCAACTCAGGTATTAACAACGTGATTATTAAAGGCGGTCATGTTGATGTCGATTTAGAGCATTGTGTTGATCACTGCCTGAGTGCTGATAACTTAGAACAGCATAGCTATTGGCTGGCAAGCCCTCGAGTTGAAACACAAAACAGCCATGGTAGTGGATGTACGTTTGCATCTGCAATGGCGACCTTTATCGCGCACGGCTATCACATCAGAGATGCATTTATACTTAGCAAAGCGTACATTAACCAGGGTTTAGCTGTTTCAAAAGATCAGCCCGGTTGTCATGGTGCTATTCATCAAGGCAACTTTCCTACAACTTTGTCTGATTTTCCGCAAGTACTTGTAAATGATTCTCCTCTAGCCCAGGCAATAGATTGGCAACAAGACAGCGCAAATAGTTACATCTCTGGTTTCAACAATTGTGAGCACACTCCACTTGGTTTATATCCAGTAGTAGACTCAACTGTTTGGATTGAACGTTTGTTAAAATCAGGTGTAAAAACCATACAACTCAGGGTTAAACACTTAACCGACAATGAATTGAAAGCAGAAATAAAAACAGCTATCAGCATAGGCAAGAAATATAATGCACAAGTATTTATAAATGATCATTGGCAACTTGCAATTGAATTAGGCGCTTATGGTGTACACCTTGGCCAAGAAGATATTGGACACGCAAACCTTACGGCAATTAAAAACGCTAATATTCGACTAGGTATAAGTACACACGGCCATTACGAATTATTAAAGGTTAAGCAAATGGCACCATCATACCTTGCTGTTGGCGCAATATTTACTACCAAAACCAAAGATATGACCGGCCAAATCCAAGGGCTTACGGCACTACAACAAATCAATCAACTGGTCGGCGAAATACCTCTTACCGCCATTGGCGGTATAACCTTAGACAACGTAGAGTCTGTTCTTGCTACCGGAGTCAAAAGTATCGCCGTTGTTACTGCCATCACCGAAGCAGATGCTCCTGAACACGTCGTTAAAAGCTTTAATCTTGCGTTAAAGGCGAACTAAAATGGCGTTAAACAACAAAGAAAACCAGCGTTACAGTCGCCATTTATTAACACAAAACATAGGCGAGCAAGGGCAATTAAAGTTAAAGCAGGCAAGCATTTTAATTGTCGGTGTCGGCGGCCTTGGTTGTGCGGCTAGTCAATATCTTGCAGCAAGTGGTGTAGGTAAAATAACTCTGGTCGATCATGACAAAATTGAATTAAGTAATTTACAGCGGCAAATATTGTTCAAAACAAATCACCTTAATAAAAACAAAGTTGAAGTGGCGCAAAATCAATTATCTGGGTCAAATCCTATGATTGAAGTTATTGCTATTAATCGCTCGATACTCACTTTTAGTGAAGAGCAGTTTAACCCTTACGAGCTAGTACTGGATTGCACTGATAATTTTACCGCGCGCCAATTTATTAATGAGTGCTGTTTAAAAGCGAAAGTACCAGTACTTTCTGCAAGCGCCATTGACGGCGAAGGCCAGTTAATTTTCTTTGACTTTTCAACCCCTGATTCACCTTGTTATAAATGTGTATTTCCCGGTAAATTGCAAAGTTCTGTAAACTGTTCAACCTCCGGTGTACTTAGCCCTCTTCTAGGAGTGATCGGCAGCATGCAAGCCAGTCAAGCAATAAAAATATTGATTGGTATGAATGTTACTGCGGGGCAATTAACCAGTGTTAATTTATGGGATTTCAGCTTTCGACAATTTACTGTCCACAAGCAGGTAGAGTGTAAAACGTGTAGCGTAATTAATTAACAGCAAACATTATTACAATATCAGGGTTATTTACATATTGGCGGCAGTTCAAAGGTATAGCTAAGCACTTCATTTATGGTGATTTGACTGGAATAGTCAGCAGCAAATCCCTGTTGGCTTTTTGGCTGCTCTTCACCTTTAAATTCTATATATAGCCCTTGATAAGGCTGTTGTTGGTTAGCATGATAAAACTCCTTCAACTTTAATACTTCAGGATTAACAAGTATCCAATAGTCAGCATTATCAACACACGTCTTAAAACTATGTACCTCAGGGCCCCAAGTGAAGATACCTTGATACAATTCATCACTCTCTGTACTGTTGCCAACCGAAGATAGCAGTAACAAAGCCGAAATCAATATGTGCTTGTGCATTTTATACTCTTTCATCTTGGATACATTGAAGCAGTCCATCACTGGCATCTTCAATTAAATCCAGCACTAGCTCAAAGCCACCACTACCACCATAATAAGGATCAGGCACTTCTGTTTCGCTAAATTTTTCACCATAGTCTAAAAATAATTTAATTTTATGATGGTGTTCCTCTGGTGCTAGATCCACCAAATTACCAAAGTTTTCATTATCCATGGCAAGCACTAGTGAGTATTTATCAAAATCTTCAACTACAACTTTACGAGCGAATAGTCCACTAAAGTCATAACCGCGTACCTCTCCGGTTTTTTGTGATCGGGAATCAGGTTTATGGCCAACGTGGTAACCAATAGTACCGGCAGAATCAATTTCTACATCAACACCCTGCTCTTTTGCTTTATGGCGAAACACTGCTTCTGCAGAAGGCGAACGACATATATTGCCCATACAGACAAACAATACGCTTTCTATCTTAATATTTTGCATAGTTTCCTCTATGTATCATATAAAAATGGTATTAAAATTAAGTATAACCGCCTTTTGTGCCCACCATAAACTGTTACTGCAAAATAACTCTCACCTATCTTAATCAATGACGTTGTTACTCAGCCAACATTTATTTTAATAACAGCTCGTCCTAAGATGTCTCTATCTGACTATTAAACTGGAAAAATGTAACCAAAACACCTCGCAACGTAACCCAAATGTAACTAGGCCAGTTTTATTGGTGCAAACAGGATCGGTAAATGGTAAAAAAACGACAAAGGGTTAATGTTTGGCTGATAAAAAATGAAAAATGTGTCAATAAAATACATAGCAAATTGGGTTTGCTGTTTAGTGCTGTTTTTTATTAACCCAGTTTTCGCGTCTAATTTTTCACACTTACAGCGGTTCAATGGTGTAGATGGTCTTAGTCAGCAAAACATTACATCTTTAGTAAAAGGTAATCAGGGAAACATCTGGATAGGCACAGACGATGGCTTAAACATATATGATGGTTATAACTTTTATCAATTGTCAGGACCGAACGCTAAATTTACTGACTATCGTATTGCTAAAATGTTCCAACAAAACAACAACGATATGTGGATCAGCTTGTTCGATGGAGGCTTATACAAATATACCCCAGACGAACAGCGCTACCAACTGATTTACGAACCTTCCGAACTGAATAAATCTAACGGTACTATTATTGATATTCATCAAGACCACACTGGCAACATGTGGTTTGCTAGTTCTAATTCGTTATTTAAATATTCTATAGATAAACAGCAACTAATCGAACAAATCAACATCAGTCATTTATCTGATGCTGAACATCGTATTTTCGATATCAACATTCATCACGAGCAAATTTACATAGCCACTAAGATTGGTCTTTTTGTTTACCAACCCAAAATACAAAAACTTAACAAACTACCCTTTCCTGTAGCAAACAAAAGCCATTCGGTAAGTAATTTTTTTACAACCGAAATATTAAATCATATCCTTTATCTTGGTACCGATGACGGTGTGCTTTCAGTGCCATTATCTGCAATCGAGAACTATTTGGACCAGACGACTGATCAATTACATTATCAATTAGAGATTTCCGACCTTAATGTTTGGCACTTGTTAACACAAGACAATCAGCTCTACGTTAGTAGCCATAATGGTTTATACCAATATGATATTTACAAACAGAAACTCAATAAATTAACAGCCTTTAGTGATGTTTATCCACAAATAAAAAATAACCGTATAAGCTCTTTGATTATTGATGAAGAAAACATTTGGCTAGGTTCAAAATATTCAGGCTTATTCAAATGGCCATTAAAGCAGCTAAACTTTTCTAATATAATTGTAGATAAAAGCAAAACAAACAGCCTTTCAAGTAACAATATATGGGCTTTAGAACAAGATCCTAATAATGATAAAATTTTATGGGCTGCTACCGAAAATGGCCTAAATGCTATTAATGTAGATACATTGGCAGTAACACCTTATTTGGTGAATAACAACAAACAAGAGACCATTAGTAAAAGCTATATCTATGATATGGACTTCGATTCTCATGGGCAACTTTGGTTACACACTACCGATGGTTTAACCTTATTCGACACAATAAACAAAACACAAAAGTCGTTAAATTCAAAACAGCAAAAACTTGGGCTGCTGATGAAACGCAACCTATATAAAAACTTTTTTCATCAAGACACATTTTGGTTTATTAAAGAGAGCACTCTTTACAGTGCTAACACAAATAATGGTGAAATTACTGAATATCCCGAAATTACAGGCCAACTTCCCTTAGAAAGCATCAACAGGTTAATTGGTTTTTTGCCTAAAACCAATACGTTAATGCTTGGTAGTAATGATACCTTATGGACATTTGATACCGTCAGCAAACGTGTAACTAAACTATTCACTAATCCATATATAGAAGATAATCGCCAAGCGCTTATAGATAGCTTTGCAATTAAAAACAATACCTTATGGCTCAGTTATTATAGCGCGGGTTTAGTGGCTATTTCACTGGAAAATATGGCGATTACATACAATAGTTTTGATGAAAGTAGTTCTATAAAACATAGCTATGGCGTTATGTTTGATAAAAATATTAATCCTTGGTTTGCCAGTCACCAAGGCATACATAATTTAAATTTAGCCAACCAAACTTTACACAGTTACAGCAAAAATGACGGCCTTGTTAGCGATGAGTTTAATGCA
This genomic window contains:
- the thiE gene encoding thiamine phosphate synthase; this translates as MTYPTIWSIAGSDCTAGAGIQADVKTMHNLGANPCTIVTATTAQNSNGVIAINPVSEDILTSQFNALIKSSTPKAIKIGMLANIGQVKLVVTWLKVLKNGSEQTPFVVYDPVAIASNGDALTDEDILPTVKAELFPLVDLITPNAGEAQHISKEYIIGWDSVHSIAKQFINSGINNVIIKGGHVDVDLEHCVDHCLSADNLEQHSYWLASPRVETQNSHGSGCTFASAMATFIAHGYHIRDAFILSKAYINQGLAVSKDQPGCHGAIHQGNFPTTLSDFPQVLVNDSPLAQAIDWQQDSANSYISGFNNCEHTPLGLYPVVDSTVWIERLLKSGVKTIQLRVKHLTDNELKAEIKTAISIGKKYNAQVFINDHWQLAIELGAYGVHLGQEDIGHANLTAIKNANIRLGISTHGHYELLKVKQMAPSYLAVGAIFTTKTKDMTGQIQGLTALQQINQLVGEIPLTAIGGITLDNVESVLATGVKSIAVVTAITEADAPEHVVKSFNLALKAN
- a CDS encoding low molecular weight protein-tyrosine-phosphatase, with the translated sequence MQNIKIESVLFVCMGNICRSPSAEAVFRHKAKEQGVDVEIDSAGTIGYHVGHKPDSRSQKTGEVRGYDFSGLFARKVVVEDFDKYSLVLAMDNENFGNLVDLAPEEHHHKIKLFLDYGEKFSETEVPDPYYGGSGGFELVLDLIEDASDGLLQCIQDERV
- a CDS encoding HesA/MoeB/ThiF family protein, which encodes MALNNKENQRYSRHLLTQNIGEQGQLKLKQASILIVGVGGLGCAASQYLAASGVGKITLVDHDKIELSNLQRQILFKTNHLNKNKVEVAQNQLSGSNPMIEVIAINRSILTFSEEQFNPYELVLDCTDNFTARQFINECCLKAKVPVLSASAIDGEGQLIFFDFSTPDSPCYKCVFPGKLQSSVNCSTSGVLSPLLGVIGSMQASQAIKILIGMNVTAGQLTSVNLWDFSFRQFTVHKQVECKTCSVIN